The segment ACCATACACCCATGGCCAGGGCCCCACAGAGCTGTGGGCTCATCCTAGAGCTGTAGTGCAAGGGaaagcagatggccacatagcggtcataggccatgactGTGAGCAGCAACAGCTCAACGGATGTTGCCCATGCAAGGAAGAAGAGCTGGGCCATACATCCCTTGAAGGAGATGGTGTTTTCCTTAGTCACTAGGCCAACCAGGGCCTTGGGAATCACAGAGGAGGTGCACACAATATCCGTGGTAGCCAGGTTGCacaggaaaaagtacatgggatTGTGGAGCCCAGTGCTGGAGGTGACCAAAGCAATGATCACAATGTTGCCCATTAGAGCCATCATGTATAGGGTCAAGAAGCAGCCTATGAGGAACAGTCTTAGACCAGGGTGCTCTGAGAACCCTTCCAGCACAAACTCTGTCACTCCTGTCTGGTTGAGACTTAGCATCATCAAGGAGAGGATGGGGTCCAGTGCTGTGTCTTTCAGGTTCCTATAAAATTCCACAGTTTACCACTTCAAAATTTGGATTCAAATTACCTACtgtcagaaaggaaaggaatgagtTTATTTCCTTCATGAAAGCTTCTTGTCTTATCTTCTGTGTACTACACTATTGGAAAGccacatatatttcattttcttttatttttcacatagTAACTTTCCCCATGTATTGTTTTTCAAGGGGAACCTATGTTCTTCTCTGAACTCGAACATTCGAAACGAGAGAAGCATCCTTTACCCAGCACCTGCCTATGCTTTTCTTCTCCATGGCCACTAAGCCCTGTGCTCTGGGGACAGTGCTCGGTGACCCAGCCCTACCCCTTACTTTCACAGCTCCTATTCTCCACATGATGAGGNTTGTAGACNGATACACTGAGNTGACTGTTATATCTTCGCTTCCATACTTGGCCTCCTTAGCTGACAGGCACTTTGTCTCTTCTGATATTTGGAGTGGTTGTCCAACTACCCGTCTCAACCAGATAGTGGCACCCCCATGGCCAAGTAGCCATGTATTTTCTGAACAAATTTCCGTTATTNNNNNNNNNNNNNNNNNNNNNNNNNNNNNNNNNNNNNNNNNNNNNNNNNNNNNNNNNNNNNNNNNNNNNNNNNNNNNNNNNNNNNNNNNNNNNNNNNNNNNNNNNNNNNNNNNNNNNNNNNNNNNNNNNNNNNNNNNNNNNNNNNNNNNNNNNNNNNNNNNNNNNNNNNNNNNNNNNNNNNNNNNNNNNNNNNNNNNNNNNNNNNNNNNNNNNNNNNNNNNNNNNNNNNNNNNNNNNNNNNNNNNNNNNNNNNNNNNNNNNNNNNNNNNNNNNNNNNNNNNNNNNNNNNNNNNNNNNNNNNNNNNNNNNNNNNNNNNNNNNNNNNNNNNNNNNNNNNNNNNNNNNNNNNNNNNNNNNNNNNNNNNNNNNNNNNNNNNNNNNNNNNNNNNNNNNNNNNNNNNNNN is part of the Mus pahari unplaced genomic scaffold, PAHARI_EIJ_v1.1 scaffold_14158_1, whole genome shotgun sequence genome and harbors:
- the LOC110315563 gene encoding olfactory receptor 13A1-like; its protein translation is MMLSLNQTGVTEFVLEGFSEHPGLRLFLIGCFLTLYMMALMGNIVIIALVTSSTGLHNPMYFFLCNLATTDIVCTSSVIPKALVGLVTKENTISFKGCMAQLFFLAWATSVELLLLTVMAYDRYVAICFPLHYSSRMSPQLCGALAMGV